The genomic segment GATGAAACGGGCATTACCACCCAATTCTTCTTCGATACGCAGTAACTGATTGTATTTCGCCATACGGTCCGAACGAGATGCTGAACCCGTTTTGATCTGGCCACAATTAAGTGCTACCGCAAGGTCAGCAATGGTAGAATCTTCGGTCTCACCTGAACGGTGGGACATAACTGATGTATAACCTGAGTTTTGCGCTAAAGTCACAGCATTGATGGTTTCTGTCAATGAACCAATCTGATTTACTTTAACCAAGATGGAATTAGCAGTGTCCGTATCAATACCTTGCTGCAGACGTTTGGTATTTGTAACGAAAAGATCATCACCTACCAACTGTACACGGTCACCGATTTTGTCGGTCAACGTTTTCCAGCCAGCCCAGTCATCTTCTGCCATACCATCTTCGATGGAGATAATAGGATATTTAGCTGTTAGTTCAGCCAGATAGCTTGCTTGCTCTTCACTGGAACGTACAGCGCCTTTATCGCCTTCAAATTTCGTGTAATCGTATTTTCCGTCTTTGTAAAATTCAGAAGAAGCGCAGTCTAATGCTAAACAAACATCTTGACCTGGTCTGTAACCTGCAATCTCGATCGCTTTCAATACCGTTTCAATCGCATCTTCAGTACCTTCAAAAGTTGGGGCAAAACCACCTTCGTCACCCACAGCAGTCGAAAGACCTCTATCGTGCAGGATCTTTTTCAAGTTGTGAAATACTTCAGTTCCCCAGCGCAACGCTTCAGAGAAAGAAGGAGCTCCAACAGGCATGATCATAAACTCCTGAAATGCAATCGGCGCATCCGAATGCGAACCGCCATTAATGATATTCATCATTGGGATAGGCAAGGTATTGGCGTTAACTCCGCCGATATAACGGTATAAAGGCTGACGGGATTCTTGTGCAGCTGCCTTAGCAACAGCCAATGATACACCTAGAATAGCATTTGCACCCAAATTTCCTTTATTTTCACTGCCGTCTAAATCAATCATGATTTTATCGATGGCGTTTTGCTCGAAAACATCCACGCCTTCCAAAGCTTTCGCTATTTTGGTATTTACATTTTCAACAGCTTTCAAAACACCTTTACCTAAGTATTTTGA from the Sphingobacterium thalpophilum genome contains:
- the eno gene encoding phosphopyruvate hydratase, which codes for MSLIIDVHARQILDSRGNPTIEVDVTTQNGFVGRAAVPSGASTGVHEAVELRDGDKSKYLGKGVLKAVENVNTKIAKALEGVDVFEQNAIDKIMIDLDGSENKGNLGANAILGVSLAVAKAAAQESRQPLYRYIGGVNANTLPIPMMNIINGGSHSDAPIAFQEFMIMPVGAPSFSEALRWGTEVFHNLKKILHDRGLSTAVGDEGGFAPTFEGTEDAIETVLKAIEIAGYRPGQDVCLALDCASSEFYKDGKYDYTKFEGDKGAVRSSEEQASYLAELTAKYPIISIEDGMAEDDWAGWKTLTDKIGDRVQLVGDDLFVTNTKRLQQGIDTDTANSILVKVNQIGSLTETINAVTLAQNSGYTSVMSHRSGETEDSTIADLAVALNCGQIKTGSASRSDRMAKYNQLLRIEEELGGNARFIGKDFKYAKK